AACTCACACAAATCCAAATAAGTCAAAAGAGTAAGAGTTGCTTTGTGATTAAATCCTTTAATATTCTCAAGTGTTTTAATcgaagaaaacataaaaatagccttagaaaacaaaacaaaagctgaTGCAAGAGGTGCCACTAACTCAATTATctttgagatttaaaaaaaaaggtaattaaGTGGTGTCAATTTTGTAATGTTATTTGATTCCAttggagaaaaaacaacaaccacaagTGACAGTTAGATTTCTTTACTGAATAGAAAAAACATCCAgtgtaaaaacttttttttccaaattacTTCTCAGCATCCTTTCTGCTTTGGAATATGATTTTTTACTGAATGACAGGATGAGTTGGACTGCGTTGGTATCTGATCAGATCTCTTGAGGAAAAGCCAACATACTAAAGCTTTTAACAAATATTTGAGGTGAAGCAACTCAAAGTAtcttcttgtaaaaaaaaaaaaacttgaacagAGCTCCTTGTGCTTGAGAGCAGACTAACTAttctcatttcttttttaattattaatgttaAAACTTTAGAACAAGCTGCTTGGCAACTAATCCCAGCAACTTGCTTTGCTAAACCGGAGGAcgtttttttccaactttcaaTCCTTCTCTAccacagggggggggggggggctcagtTAGCTTCTACCTTTTCACACAAAAAATGAAGCAGCACTGTCTATTAAGGCTTGCATGAAATCTGTCTGGGTTGAGATGGTTCTACAGAGAGAGGAAGTACACAACATAATGCTGCTGAGGAGTGAACAACTAAAACGAAATGTATGATTAACACTACAGGTGGCacggaagggggggggggggagaacaCGATACGTAATATCCCCTCCATGTCTTGCTACCATTGTTTGGATTAGGAAATGTAACACTGGAAGGGATCCACTCATGTACTGCAGCAGCCAATGTTGAATTTGTCGCAGTTAAAAACAACCAACTGAGGGATGACTGGTTTTAAAATGGTGAAATGTATGGAGCTGTGCACCGACAAACGCCTAGGACATCCAGAGAAACAAAGCTGCCTGCACACGGTGTGTAAGCAGCTTCCTTTAACTAAACGACTATGTACAGGTACAAGGACGCCTTTGACGAACCAACAAACTTTCTAGCCTTCcacttaaataaaaaatttaaattactCATTCGCTTTGGTAATCAAACCAAAATGAAAACGCACGCTGCTCCTTCATGCACCGTCATGGGAGGTTAGAGGATGAATGCTCAAACATAACGCAGAGGTAAGAGGTGGGTGCCGTTTTTAAAGGGGTGGCGAATAAGCAATCCCTTGCCTGAGCAAGCTTGATTTAAGGCAAAGGTTAAAACGTCACTACTACAGTCTATATCTGGACAGAAAAATGATATGCTAACAGCTGCGAGACTGTCAACAGTAGCatcagaggagggaggggttgAACTGCTTCAGTGTTTGGACTGCTGGTTCACATTTAGGGGGTGAGAAAGCGTTcaattatgttttaaaaaataaacaataatatgtATTCAGATTCCTATTTGTGCAAAgcatgtgaaaataaaaacagaaactggaaagaaaataattcaaatgtGTCAGGATGAATCCGAGGGTGTTGGTGCTGCGGGCTACAAATGAGGCCTGTAACAGATGGTGGGTGTCCTTGATGAGGACAGTTTTCACATTCAGTGCCCTTGCTGAAGTTTAGCAGAGACCAGCCTCTCCAAGCAGAGATGTTAAGGGGTCAGTTCACCGAGATCACGAGATTATAAGAAGAAAGATTTTCTCACTTAACCCTTGTGGTGTTTAGCCCTGGAGATGATGTGGGATTTGTGATCTCTGCCCTGAGACTTCTGCTGCTAACCCGAAACAAAGCAGGTGAACTGAATGTCATTGGTGATGctcaaattatttaaaatgattagggctgtcaatcgcttaaaatattcaatcgcgaTTAACCGCATGATTGTCATGATTAATCGCagatgaatcacattttttcatctgttcaaaatgtacctttaagggagattttgttaagtatttaatactcttatcaacatgagtggacaaatatgctgctttatgcaaatgtatatatttattattggaaatcaattaacaacaaaaaacaatgacaaatattgtccagaaaccctcacagtcatttagcataaaaatatgctaaactgcagcccaacaggcaacaacagctgtcagtgtgtcagtgtgctgacttgactatgacttgccccaaactgcatgtgattatcataaagtgggcatgtctgtaaagtgtagactcgtgggtacccatagaacccattttcattcacatatcttcaggtcagaggtcaagggactcctttgaaaatgaccatgccagtttttcctcgccaaaatttagcgcaagtttggagcgttatttaacctcctttgcgacaagctagtatgacatggttgttactgatggattccttagatttatagtttcatgataccagaatcttcactctttaaaactgagcccgctacaacctgaaaatcacaagctgcgttgaatcattatattatttgacagccctagtaaagaTTATATTTGAAAAAACTCAAGAGCAATGTTTCTCTCCAGAAACAATGTGCCTACTATTTGGATAATCCAATGATGTCAATGTGGTCAGTTTTCactatgatttattatttattctttttacaaCCAACAGATATTTACTGATGAACATTATCAGAAATTATCCAAAGTAACAGAGACATTGTTTCTGGGAAGAAACCACAGGGTTAAGTTTATCAAATGTACTTTTACAATGATTTGAGCACCATGGACAACATTTCATTCACCTACATTGTATTGGAGGGGCTGTAAAAGTGTCAGTGGCTATCTCAGACCCTGGGCACATAAGAAAACCAAACTATCCACCTGGCTAGAGACTTAGAAGTTAAATAGTAAATGTGATTTGGGTGAACCGACCCTTTAAGATTAAGGAAGCCAGGCTGGGCCTCAAGGCACCGGTTCCCATTACGAGTCCCACTAAGTGAAAAAAAAGGGAGGGAGACGTCCTGCATGTTGCAGAAACAAACCGTCCCTGGATggttgagatttttttttttttttttttttaaatcagatacGGATCGGCCTGTAAAAGAATGAGCATGTCCCCACTCCCTGATTAGCTGATGACAGGAAGTGGAGGTAGGTAGAGCAGAGCAGGAAATGGGCTGACTTTCTGTCCATGTGACCTCAGACAGGTTAGGAGCTTAACCTTGGGTGTTACCGGGATTTAATGGGACTTGGATGTTGTGGACAGTGGGTCGCTAGCTGGATTAAGAAAGATGCAGGAGAATACAGTACTGCATCTCCCCCTCCTTTATGTTCTGTGTTACACCAGAGAGCTTAAACCTTGAGACCTtccacgctctctctctcactctagtGCCATTAGTATTTCTAACTCTGGTCTCTATTATGTTTTCACAGCTGGGTCTCCTCCCCGGCCTGCCAACTGACTCAACAGTAGGAGGAGAATGGAGTTGGGTAGGGATGAGACACCGCAGGGTGACCGTACAGACACGGCCGTACACGGAGGGGGGGTGACACACTTTAGTTTTGTTTCTTGGCCTCCGGGTTGCCGTAACTGGAGCCTGTTTTCTTCACCTCGGTGACCCCTATGAGGCGGCGGATAGCTATCGAGGCTGGGGAGAGAAcaaaggagaaaagaaaagagtggAGTGAATGAGGACAGCGATTCAAAAAGTAAAAGTCAAACGACCTCTTGGTCAATCCACAAGAGGAAGGAGCGGTGTCATTTTTCATTCTAAAAAGGGCCACTTTGTGCAGAGTTCACCTACCTATGATGAGGAAGATGATAAAGCCAATGATGAGGAGGGGGGAGCCACTGACGGCCACTCCACAAGCAAAGTTGATGAGGGGCGAAAGCAGCAGGGTGGCCCAAAACATGAAGTTCAGCAGCGTCCATGGCCGGCGACGTGGGATTATTGTGGGTCCGGGGTACTTGCCTTCCTTTTTGTAGTATTCCTGTAAGGCATCCTGAGCGggacaagaagaagaactgGTTTGAACTCTACTAACTGATCGTGTTGCTTCATTCGAACCTGAGACACAGCAACCTCCCTTACACTTGCATTAAACATACTAGACAGCAGAGTTGGGCAACGGTCGAAATGTGTCCACCGGTAGAGATTTGGCAATATCGTTTCAACAGCGGTTGATCTTGTGATTCATGCATGATCTTGCAATATCGCCATTTCGCAAATCCAGCTGCCTCGCAAGGTAACGTGATTTgggcagacatggaggaggagagtgaagtagagcaggaggaggcgtcccaaacaactcaaaatgaGGAAGAACTCTGGTTGCATGATTACCAGACATTTGCACActagtttatttttgttttgtgctttctttaaataaaagatGAGCAAATCCCGCAGGGAAagtctgtcttttcttttttttggtatacccttaaatacaaatttgtgtGATGTTTATATCACAGGCTTGTATTTATTTGCACCCGTTAACCTTGAAACCTGAAATATACAAAATTATTGTTTTCAGGAACCTTCAAGTTTCCATTTCGAAAGTATTTTAGTTTTACTGTTTTGAGTAATTTGTTGTCTCACGTGCagcagttgtttttgtttgtatgaaagttcaaaataaaagaagaaaataatccaATGTGATGCAGTACGGTTATTTCAAACCATTTCTTAATTGAATTTACAGAACAATTATTGTATCATGATATaaaactacatatactatatactcaAACCAGTATTATGTCCCATTACATAGGATGTCaaatacagtatgccaaaaCTGCATCCGGtcgtattttgcagtatgcaagccagcatgcttttctggttattctgacccacaatcctctgcgcaggtggtatatgagcaagagggtcaaagttcaaggcacaatgttatgataaagtagtatgtcccaatgatgtacatactgcatgcaacagtatgcAACAGTATGTTCTTAATAAGGGCCGCTGCAGTACGTACtgaagtaaaaaagaaaaagtatgacACTTGGAACGTAGCGCAGGTCTCAAAGGCCAGAGATGCATTTGGGTTCAGTAAGGAGGTTGGCACTTTCATACTAAAGGATCCAACACATATCCAGTCAGCATGCAAACAGCTGGATTAGTAACTACTCATCAGTGTGCAACGAGTGAGTTAAGGTGTCTGAGAGTGTGTTCCCTGAGTTTAAAGGAACATCTGTGAatactttgtgtgttttatattttgattACAGATTGTGCCTTTAGTGTCAGCTTTCCTCAGTTTACCTTCTCCTGGTAGAGCTTGTGCAGCCAGATGGCACACTCTTTCTCATCATCTGGTATATCCTCCACAGGAAACCGCCTGggtgggaaaaagaaaaaaagtcttagacACTAGCTATTTCAGACATTATTCattcacagattttttttttcttcagaaatGAGCACATATTGAACAACTGAGAAAATACAAAAGAACAACACACTGGATGAACAGTTGTTGCATTGCTAAGCAACCGCAGAAATCCTGCAAGAACAAGAGTCCGGGAACAtgcaacaaaacagaaatggaTGTCCgtcaaaaacaattaatttaattgatttatttatctaacAAGAAATCTGGCCCATCAAATGTAATGCGTGACTCTCAGATCGTTATAATATGGACaaaagagcaactgtaacgtcccaatttccccccggggatcaagTTCTGATAATATAGTAAATCACTTGTGGCCTGTTATAATGGTTTCTCACCACCAGGGGGGGCTCCCTCACCTAGAAGTCTCCTCCACTCTGCAGCACATATCTATTTTTGTGCTGAGGGATTTCTTTAAACTCACTGACCCCAGTCTACTCAGCCATTACCACAAAACTAAAAGAAAGTATCCTCCAGTGTCCTTTtcctagttttttttaattgagtaAAATGAAGAAACACTATATTTCTCTAATTAAAGTTCTGCTGTCTTGACAAAAGACCTTTCCCAGCCATTTCAGTGTGAGCCATCCCAATCTGTTTCTGTCCCGTGGCCAGCTCTCTTGGCCATTAGAGTTATTGTTCTGAGACCGTGAACGTGCTGGGAAACCAGCCAACATTTTTGAACACCCTCACCGTCTCTTTCATTGTTACGggacaaaaaaaatgcagttgGAAGGAGGCCAGAAGGGTTAGAAGACAttcatcattttccacttgAAGAAACTCAAGTACAGCGGGAAGCGTAATGCATCATTATTACAATAACTGATGATTCAAAGGTAAATGGAGGGTATCAGTGGCACTCACCTTACACTCAAGTCAGCCTTGTATTTCTTGCCGTTGACGATGCCCAGGAGAGTGGGGGTTTGGTTGTCTTTGAAGTTGAGAGTCACATCATACACAGCAGTTACTGTAcgaaagaaaaaacacagattatGAATAAAAGACTCATATGTGAATTGAGCAtttgcgtgtctgtgtgtgtgtttgtgcacactACCTGTGCCCTTGAGACACTGCAGTGTGGTGGTGAATCCTTTGGTTCGGGGGAGTAGGTGGTATTTGAGCTTGGGCAGGCCTTTACTCTCTGCAACCTGCATACTGATTTGGTGCTTGGTCTCTGTAAAGCGGGTGCCCTCGCAGTACAGCAGAAACTGTGGAGGGAGACGAGCTgtgttaacacacacacctatgaAAACTAATCACACAGACTTGAGGTGACCTCCTTTCTCTTGTCCCATCCACTACCGACTACCCTACTTCTGCTTGGTTGAATCACAGATCAAGCTCACCTCAATGTAACACTGATAAAATAAAGTTACCATCTTATCTCAATGAGCAGGCGGATGATAACTCCACCAAAGagtgtttagtttgtttatCTCAACACGTAAAAACTATGTCATCAGCAGTGGCCTAATGCTTGACTTAAGGGGTAATTAGATCAACCGCTGATCTGCCTAATCTCAGCCAGTGAACTGGTTGAGTCACGGGGGAAATCTGTAACTCAAGGTGCTTTACACCTTCGGTAAAGGTGCACAACGAACAGCAGGACCTGCTGCCACCAGGTAGGATGCCATGAATTTAAACCGCTTGTTTTGTTTATACAGAAAAGAGCTGTTTTGCCTCCCAAAGCGGAGTGGAAGCCTCCTCAGGCTGTTTATGCACAGTGGAAAGTCCAGTTCATGAAGtttcacagaaaacacacacaccctcctgtTGAGAGGTTTTAAATACAGCTGGTGCACTCAGAGAACTtgtgtgtatataaagtagAGTTCAATCTACATACAGTAAAACTGGGTCAAAGGGCAGCATCTGGATTCCTTATATATTTGAATGGTAGAGTAGTGTATCCCTATGAAACCTGAAGAACTGACATTCAATTATTAAACTCCAGTTTATCATAAGTTGGATCTTATTTTTGTGGTTTTGACCATTGTTTCTATTGGtagtaaggctgtcaatcgtttaaaatatttaaccgcgattaattgcatgattgtcgatagttaattgcgattaatcgcaaattaatcacacattttttatccgttcaaaatgtaccttagaacccattttcaggtcaagggatcccAAAATTTagggtaagtttggagcgttatttagccttctttgcgccaagctagtatgacgagGGTACTACTGGATTCTttaggtgttctagtttcatatgagccTCCTAGGTTAGTCAAACTCCTCTGGAAGAAAAAACCAAAGGCCAACAGTAATGTCGTTACCTAAACTGCTCAATGTAATT
This DNA window, taken from Sebastes fasciatus isolate fSebFas1 chromosome 14, fSebFas1.pri, whole genome shotgun sequence, encodes the following:
- the agpat3 gene encoding 1-acyl-sn-glycerol-3-phosphate acyltransferase gamma — translated: MSLLGYLKSLFILQLLMGFVFVVSGLIINFIQLCTCILWPINKQLYRKINCRLSYSLWSQLVMLLEWWSGTECTLYTDQATVDKFGKEHVITILNHNYEIDFLCGWTMCERFGILGSSKVLAKHELLKVPLIGWTWYFLEIVFCKRKWEEDRKTVFKGLSRLKDYPEYMWFLLYCEGTRFTETKHQISMQVAESKGLPKLKYHLLPRTKGFTTTLQCLKGTVTAVYDVTLNFKDNQTPTLLGIVNGKKYKADLSVRRFPVEDIPDDEKECAIWLHKLYQEKDALQEYYKKEGKYPGPTIIPRRRPWTLLNFMFWATLLLSPLINFACGVAVSGSPLLIIGFIIFLIIASIAIRRLIGVTEVKKTGSSYGNPEAKKQN